A window of the Patescibacteria group bacterium genome harbors these coding sequences:
- a CDS encoding class I tRNA ligase family protein has protein sequence MPEKFFITTAIPYTNAEPHIGHLLEFVCLSCSLV, from the coding sequence ATGCCAGAAAAATTTTTTATTACCACCGCGATTCCTTATACTAACGCTGAACCGCATATCGGCCATTTGTTGGAGTTTGTTTGCTTATCCTGTTCCCTGGTTTGA